From the genome of Populus trichocarpa isolate Nisqually-1 chromosome 15, P.trichocarpa_v4.1, whole genome shotgun sequence, one region includes:
- the LOC7457778 gene encoding uncharacterized protein LOC7457778, with translation MQDHPIGIPACFTSGEKVADDPATVTRSGQSVFMSAYRTKIADQCRLITITWCKNLLLHGLSVSVEGPEGESQYTCKLELKPWYFWRKQGSKRFVVEGKAVDIFWDLKAAKFKGETEPNSEYYVAVVCDEEVVLLLGDLKKDAYRKTGCRPALIDPILVSRKEHIFGKKKFATRIKFHEKGRFHEISIECKNGSNSGTIVSNGNSINGDEPEMEIRIDGHLVIHVKHLQWKFRGNEYINLRKLRVEVYWDVHDWLFSPGLRHALFIFKPIMSCTSLSLLSTSSSSPTLTSSTSTPLSSQTGGSGSLEGLNAGGGSSDFCLFLYAWKVE, from the coding sequence atGCAAGACCATCCAATTGGGATTCCTGCTTGCTTTACATCCGGTGAGAAGGTAGCTGATGATCCTGCCACAGTAACCAGGTCAGGGCAGAGTGTTTTCATGTCTGCTTATCGTACAAAGATTGCCGATCAGTGTCGTTTGATCACAATAACATGGTGCAAGAATCTGTTACTCCATGGTCTATCAGTATCAGTAGAAGGTCCTGAAGGAGAGAGTCAGTACACCTGCAAATTGGAGCTGAAGCCTTGGTATTTTTGGAGGAAACAAGGCTCCAAACGGTTTGTAGTGGAGGGTAAAGCTGTGGATATCTTCTGGGACCTCAAGGCTGCTAAATTCAAAGGTGAAACTGAGCCTAATTCTGAGTATTATGTTGCTGTTGTTTGCGACGAAGAGGTTGTGCTTCTTCTTGGTGATCTAAAGAAAGATGCTTACAGGAAAACTGGGTGTAGGCCTGCTCTTATTGATCCCATTTTGGTTTCAAGAAAGGAGCACATATTTGGCAAGAAGAAATTCGCTACAAGAATCAAGTTCCATGAGAAAGGTCGGTTTCATGAGATCTCAATAGAGTGCAAGAACGGAAGTAATAGTGGCACTATTGTTAGTAATGGCAATTCTATTAATGGGGATGAACCAGAAATGGAGATAAGGATAGATGGGCATTTGGTCATTCATGTGAAGCATCTTCAATGGAAATTTAGAGGTAACGAGTATATTAACCTTCGTAAACTAAGAGTAGAGGTATACTGGGATGTCCATGACTGGCTATTTAGTCCTGGTTTAAGGCAtgctttatttatctttaagcCAATAATGTCATGCACATCTCTATCATTACTATCAACTTCATCTTCATCACCTACACTAACTTCATCGACATCTACACCATTGTCCTCCCAGACAGGAGGTTCTGGTTCACTAGAGGGGCTAAATGCAGGTGGTGGATCATCTGATTTTTGCTTGTTTCTCTATGCTTGGAAAGTTGAATGA
- the LOC7453803 gene encoding uncharacterized protein LOC7453803 has protein sequence MMMMDRRFSRESSRESKGSITLQKKIVESQRPNKTKNVPDLTDFMNDMFFGTVDNDKRSYDLTGGHSEDEEESFDDSTRSNSSKLTQEWLEEARRMVASSPSRCESPSRLVGSPRFAAVPARLSSASILDRRDPLSRSARRHRSKEAFSGEILTKSAKHSRNKSESLVETPAEPSPASQFQGWFSNILKPPSNFNAPVPDPSSPHLSNDRSSPLLDPPALNLPPRQSSYRKSRFQTEPPATTAQGIPATSRRTFKPAPILRQDIHLLSPPKNLIESAQRRSISSNKCSKPETQPLSPPKNLMESSHRRSISKSTCSIEKVAPKPLVSGCKKEEEGEEDFSLNGFLIEEKTKIEKILNRELDSKAKIILSGPSNSTSSMVAAICYALLLANRMTKNKGNSDREGTVVFPVMNTRRGRMWKQRQAAWLFQHVGLDATSLLFADEVDLESLMMEGKLNILVVGQDILRTNGEVGSQCTILTDNYCEDAYDLLQTPVLKKLLLAGILLDTQNLNASATCSMTRDAEAVQLLLVGSTPKYRNALFDQLMQDQRDSSFIEALRHNYGKPPSETEHIGGRDNGAQMDHRGTESRPTPVSRHEAIPQNSDKNSNNVRNGKPNNTTKQLLQQHRQKQVLMPLAERTSSSWQSGLVLVNKDHKNVDL, from the exons ATGATGATGATGGATAGGAGATTTAGCAGGGAGTCCTCGAGAGAAAGCAAAGGGTCTATAACCCTGCAAAAGAAAATTGTTGAGAGTCAGAGaccaaacaaaaccaaaaatgtACCAGACCTCACAGATTTCATGAATGACATGTTCTTTGGGACCGTGGACAATGACAAGAGATCGTATGACTTAACTGGGGGCCATTCggaagacgaagaagaaagTTTCGATGACAGTACAAGGAGCAACAGCAGTAAGTTAACTCAGGAGTGGCTAGAAGAAGCTAGACGTATGGTGGCGTCATCTCCTTCGAGGTGTGAATCCCCTTCTAGACTAGTTGGATCACCAAGGTTTGCAGCCGTTCCTGCCAGGCTGTCGTCAGCCTCTATACTTGATAGGAGGGACCCACTCTCCAGGTCTGCTAGAAG GCACAGATCAAAGGAAGCTTTCAGTGGAGAAATACTAACCAAATCAGCAAAACATAGCCGTAATAAATCAGAATCATTAGTCGAGACTCCTGCAGAGCCATCCCCAGCATCACAATTCCAAGGGTGGTTCTCCAACATCCTCAAACCACCCTCTAATTTCAATGCCCCAGTTCCAGACCCCAGCAGCCCCCACCTATCCAACGACCGTTCCTCCCCACTCTTGGATCCACCGGCCCTGAATCTGCCACCTCGGCAGTCATCATACCGAAAGTCCCGGTTCCAAACTGAGCCCCCGGCGACCACCGCTCAGGGAATTCCAGCCACTTCACGTAGAACTTTCAAGCCAGCTCCAATATTACGACAAGACATTCATTTGCTTTCTCCACCAAAGAATCTTATTGAGTCAGCTCAAAGGAGATCAATATCATCAAACAAATGTTCCAAACCAGAGACTCAACCGCTGTCCCCACCAAAGAATCTCATGGAGTCGTCTCACAGGAGGTCTATATCAAAGTCTACTTGTTCCATTGAGAAAGTTGCACCAAAGCCTCTTGTAAGTGGGTgcaaaaaggaagaagagggagaagaagattttAGTCTTAATGGATTCCTTATAGAGGAAAAAACCAAGATTGAGAAGATCTTGAATAGGGAGCTTGATTCTAAGGCCAAAATCATCCTTTCTGGTCCTTCAAACA GTACTAGCTCAATGGTAGCAGCTATATGCTACGCGTTGTTGTTGGCAAATAGAATGACGAAGAATAAAGGAAATAGTGACAGAGAGGGAACTGTGGTATTCCCTGTGATGAATACAAGGAGAGGGAGAATGTGGAAGCAGAGACAAGCTGCTTGGTTATTCCAACATGTTGGCCTTGATGCTACCTCATTGCTCTTCGCTGACGAG GTGGATTTGGAGAGTCTAATGATGGAAGGGAAATTAAACATTCTTGTTGTTGGGCAAGATATCCTCAGAACTAACGGCGAG GTTGGATCACAGTGCACTATTCTTACCGATAACTACTGTGAAGATGCCTATGATCTACTTCAAACTCCAGTGCTGAAAAAGCTTTTG CTTGCAGGTATCCTGTTAGACACACAAAATTTGAATGCATCTGCTACCTGTTCTATGACAAGAGATGCAGAGGCAGTTCAGTTGCTTCTAGTTGGCTCAACCCCAAAATATAGAAATGCCCTTTTTGATCAAT TGATGCAAGATCAAAGAGACAGCTCCTTTATTGAAGCACTAAGGCACAACTATGGAAAGCCCCCCAGTGAGA CTGAACATATAGGTGGTCGTGATAATGGAGCACAAATGGACCATAGAGGAACAGAAAGCAGGCCAACCCCTGTCTCTCGACATGAAGCCATCCCACAGAATTCagataaaaattctaataatgTAAGGAATGGGAAGCCTAACAATACAACAAAGCAG CTCCTGCAGCAGCACCGACAGAAGCAAGTTCTGATGCCTCTCGCGGAAAGAACAAGTTCTTCCTGGCAAAGTGGTTTGGTTTTGGTAAATAAAGATCATAAAAACGTTGATTTGTGA